One Puntigrus tetrazona isolate hp1 unplaced genomic scaffold, ASM1883169v1 S000000643, whole genome shotgun sequence DNA window includes the following coding sequences:
- the LOC122334772 gene encoding LOW QUALITY PROTEIN: 40S ribosomal protein S19-like (The sequence of the model RefSeq protein was modified relative to this genomic sequence to represent the inferred CDS: inserted 1 base in 1 codon) codes for MPGGGVTVKDVNQQEFVRALAAFLKKSGKLKVPDWVDIVKLAKHKELAPXDENWFYVRAASTVRHLYLRGGVGVGSMTKIYGGRKRNGVCPSHFSVGSKNVARKVLQALEGLKMVEKDPNGGRRLTPQGTRDLDRIAGQVAAASKKS; via the exons ATGCCAGGCGGTGGTGTAACAGTGAAAGACGTCAACCAGCAGGAGTTTGTCCGAGCGCTGGCAGCCTTCCTCAAGAA GTCGGGGAAGCTGAAGGTGCCAGACTGGGTTGATATTGTTAAGCTGGCCAAGCATAAAGAGCTGGCTC GCGACGAAAACTGGTTCTACGTCAGAGCTG CCTCCACAGTGCGTCACCTGTACCTGCGTGGAGGTGTTGGCGTGGGCTCTATGACCAAGATCTACGGCGGGCGTAAGAGGAACGGTGTATGCCCCTCTCACTTCAGTGTGGGCTCCAAGAACGTTGCCCGTAAAGTGCTCCAGGCCCTCGAGGGACTTAAGATGGTGGAGAAAGACCCCAATGG TGGGCGTAGACTGACCCCTCAGGGCACCAGAGACCTGGACAGAATTGCTGGGCAG GTTGCCGCTGCAAGCAAGAAATCTTGA